A region of the Chryseobacterium gotjawalense genome:
CATCGCACTCAGTTTATGTTGCTTGAACATCACCGGTGACAAAATGATTTTCACGATAATGGTCATCAGGAAAATAACCCATCCTGCTGCAAGGCCCCAACTTGAAATTAAATTATACATCGGGATAAAGAACCATCTGTTCAATGTTCCGATAAATGACCAACCCAAAGGCAGTAATTCATCGAAGTTTTTGTCGTAAGATTTTAATAAAGGTAAATCTAATGGCATAAAATACCATTTAAAATCCTGATTCAATTCTCCTGCTGCCAAATCAACCTGGCCATTGAAATTGAATTTCTTTACAAACTCGCCTTCATTGATCGTGTCTTGGGAACCGTGAGCGTTTTTGAAACCATGTTGTGGCTCGATCACCATCGAGAAAAACTGTTGTTTAATTGCTAACCAGTTCAGCGTTTCTTTCGGCTCTTCCATCGTGGTTCTGCCGTCATAATCAAAACTTTTGTAATCATTAAAAGTATAATTGAATTCGGTATGGGTCTGCTCCTGAGAACGGCCTTTTTCCATTTGTCTTGCGCTGAGATCCCAGATGAAATCTGCTTTGGAATCAGAAACCAGTTGCGCCAGATTTTGTGTTTTTACATTAAAGTCGACCGTGTATTTATCTAACAATGTATAAATAAACTGTATCACCGCACCGTTCACATTAGCCTGCATCGTTACCGAATTTCCGTTTTGAGTCGGAGCAAAAACTAAATCTTTAGTGTTAAAGGTTTTTCCTGATTTATCTTTAAACTGAAAACCGTACGATGAATTATTTTTATCAAAAAGCAGAAGCTTCTTATCATTGACATCGGTTTTTTTATCGTAAGCCTTATACTGGTTTAATTCCACGGTAGTAAGTTGGCCACCCAAAGTCGAAATTTCTAAAGTCAGTTCTTTGTTTTTCAGCTCTACCTGCTGTATCGACGTGGTTTTTACGCTGTCGTTCAGGTTGGTTACCATTGCCGGTTTTGTGACGTTGGCTGGCGCTGTTTGCTTTACCTCGGTTTTATTTTTGGCTTCTTTTAATTGTTGTTCAGTGGCCTGCTTGTTTTGAAAGTAAAACATTGCGCCCATAATAATCATTGAAAACAGTGCGAAAATGATCAATTGATTTTTATCTAAACCGTTATTTTGCTGCATTTTAATTTATTTGAATTTTAAAATTTTGGGTTTGAAAGTTATCCGTTTCTTCCCTTTTAATTTTGGGTGACAAAAATACTGAAATTTTTGGCAATGAAGAATTTTTTGACTAATGATTTAAAAACAAAAGAGATAAAAAACATTTTGTCTTTTATCTCCTTGTCTTATTTTTTAGAAGCTGCTTTAATCAGCGCCTTAAATAAAGGATGTGGCGAGGCAACCGTACTTTTATATTCCGGGTGATATTGTACACCGATATAAAAAGGATGGTCTTTCAGTTCCAGTGTTTCGACCAACTCTGTTTCAGGATTAAAACCGGTGGGAACCAAGCCGTTTTTTTCAAATTCATCCCGGTATTCCGAATTGAATTCGTACCGGTGACGGTGTCTTTCTGAAATGTTTTTCGTGCCGTAAATCTCATTCAGTTTGGAACCTGTTTTCAAAGTGCATTTCCAGGCACCCAATCTCATGGTTCCACCTTTTTCAACCACATTTTTCTGATCTTCCATTAAAGAAATTACAGGTTCCGGCGTGGAAGTGTCGAATTCCATAGAATTGGCTTTTCTGTAACCAAGAACGTTTCTGGCAAATTCGATGGTCATAATCTGCATTCCCAAACAAATTCCCAATAAAGGAATATTGTTTTCCCGGGCGTATTTTGCAGCTTCAATTTTCCCTTCAATTCCACGGTCCCCAAATCCGGGAGCGATCAGCATTCCGTCGATTCCGGCAAAAGTTTCTGCAACATTTCCGCTGTCGATATCACCGCTGTAAACCCATCTTACCTTTACTTCGGTTTCCAAATCAGCGCCGGCGTGAATAAACGATTCCGCGATGGATTTATAAGAATCCTGCAATGAAACATATTTTCCAACCAGAGCAATCTCAACTGATTTTTTGGGGTTTTTATATTTTTTAAGGAAGCTTTTCCAGTCTTTTAAATCAGCCTGTTTATCAGATTTTAAATTAAGTTCCTTTAAGACAACATCATCAAAATCCTGCTTTTGCAAATAAAGTGGAACTTCATAAATGGTTTCCAAATCTTTACATTCAATCACGTTTTCCAAAGCTACGTTACAGAACTGAGCCAATTTCATTCGCTGTTCTTTGGGAATAATATGCTCCGTTCTACAAACCAAAACATCAGCCTGAATCCCGGATTCCATTAATTGACGGACAGAATGTTGGGAAGGTTTTGTTTTCAATTCACCACTGGCAGCCAAATACGGCAACAGCGTCAAATGAATAACCATGGAATTGTGTTCGCCCAGTTCCCATTTCAGTTGGCGCACACTTTCAATATAAGGAAGTGATTCTATATCGCCTACAGTTCCACCAATTTCGGTGATGATGATATCGTAGTTTTGTTTCGCCAGCATTTTAATCCGGCGCTTAATTTCGTTGGTGATATGGGGAATAACCTGCACGGTTTTTCCCAGGAAGTCCCCTTTTCTTTCTTTTTCAATAACGGTTTGGTAAATTTTACCGGTGGTTACGTTGTTGTTTTGAGAAGTATTGGAATTCAGGAATCTTTCGTAATGTCCGAGATCCAAATCGGTTTCTGCGCCGTCTTCGGTCACGTAACATTCTCCGTGTTCATAGGGATTTAGCGTTCCCGGATCAATATTAATGTAAGGATCAAGCTTTTGGATGGTGACATTGAATCCTCTCGATTTCAGCAGTAAGCCAAGTGAAGCAGAGACGATTCCTTTGCCTAAAGAAGAAGTTACACCGCCAGTTACGAAGATGTATTTCGTGTTCTTTTTGCTCATTAGTTTAGGTTTTGGCAAAGTTAGCGTAAAAACTTTAACGGGGCAATTAGGTTACTTCAAAATTTAATTAAATACATTCATTCAGATGAATTCTTCCCGGGTATGACACATGAGATATGTCACGCCATAAAGGGCTGAAACATGTTTAACTTGGTCTGGTAATTGAGCTCTAAACTATAGTTACACTTCAGTAACTGATAAATATTAAAAAAATGAAAAATTCATTACAATCAATTCTTGTATTAGTTGCCTTAACGCTTGTTGGTTTTGTAAATGCGCAAAACATTACGGGGAAATCTACAACAGTTAATATTGCCGGGACTTCACCAATGCATGATTGGGTGATGAACGGATCTGAAGCGAGCTTCACAGGAAATGCCAGTGGAAACACCATTACCAATGTGAAATTCACAATGCCGGTAAAAAGCCTGAAAAGCACCAAAGGAAAAATGATGGATAACAAGGCCTATGGCGCATTGAAATCCGACAAATTCCCCAATATTATCTTTGCTGCACCAACATTAACAGTTGGAAAAGGAAATTTAGCGGGTAAAATGACAATCGCAGGGGTTACCAAAGAGGTTAACTTTCCTGTTACCGTTACGAAAAACGGCGCGTCTTATCATATAACAGGTACGGAAAATATGAAATTGTCAACGTACGGAATTGAAAGACCTGGTTTCATGGGCGTGAAAACCGGTGATGCTATTAAAGTTACCGTAAACATCGTAGCCAACTAATATTTTTTATTACAAATATCAATAACCGCTTTTTTGGCGGTTATTTTTTTGCTGAAATCTTAATAATTCAAAAAAAAGCGGGAAATTCGCAACATGGCAAAAGTGAAAACAGCATATCTGTGTCAGAACTGTGGGTCGCAGCATCCGCAGTGGTTGGGACAGTGCAAGAATTGTGGCGAGTGGAATACTTTGGTGGAAGAGATTGTTGAAAAATCTCCCGCGAAAAGTTTTTCTGACCGGTCGAAACAGCATATCATCAATATTATCGAGGTTGAAACTTTCGAAGAGCCCCGAATTACAACGCCTTCTGAAGAACTGAACCGCGTTCTCGGTGGCGGAATTGTTTTGGGTTCCGTGACTTTAATTGGGGGCGAACCTGGAATAGGAAAATCGACCTTGCTGCTCCAGTTGGCACTGAAAATGAAGAAAACTATTCTTTATGTTTCCGGTGAAGAAAGCGCATCCCAAATAAAAATGCGCGCTGACCGACTTACGGAACTGCAAAATCCAAACTGCTTTCTTTTTACCGAAACCTCGGTGGAAAAGATTCTGCACGAAGCTAAAAAGCTGAAGCCGGATTTTTTGATTGTCGACTCTATTCAAACATTACAAAGCCAGTTGATTGAGAGCTCGCCCGGAACGGTTTCGCAGATTCGGGAATGTTCGAACGAGATTATTAAGTTTTCTAAAGAAACCAATACGCCGACTTTTTTAGTCGGACATATTACAAAAGACGGCCAGATCGCAGGTCCGAAAGTTTTGGAGCACATGGTAGATGTGGTGCTGAATTTTGACGGTGACCGAAATCATTTGTTCCGATTATTGAGAGCGAGTAAAAACCGTTTCGGGTCGACGGCCGAAATCGGGATTTATGAAATGGTTTCGCAAGGTTTAAAGGAGATAAAAAATCCTTCTGAGATTTTGATCACCAAGAAATTCGAAGAACTTTCCGGGAATTCTGTCGCGGTAACTTTAGAAGGAAACCGTCCGATGCTGATAGAAATTCAGGCATTGGTAAGTACCGCAGTTTATGGTACGCCGCAAAGAAGTTGCACCGGTTTTGATTCGAAAAGGCTCAATATGCTTTTGGCGGTTTTAGAAAAAAGAGCCGGTTTTCAGTTGGGCGCGAAAGATGTTTTCCTGAATATTACAGGCGGAATAAAAACGGGAGATCCGGCTTTGGATTTGGCGGTGGTGGCTTCGATTCTCTCTTCGAATGAAGATATTGCGATATCGGAACATTTTTGTTTTGCCGGAGAAATCGGGTTGAGTGGAGAAATCCGTCCGATTCCGCAGATTGAACAAAGGATTTCGGAAGCAGAGAAATTGGGTTACGAGAAAATATTTGTTTCTAATTTAAATAAAATTCCGAAAAAGAAATATGGGATTATTGTGGAAGAAGTGAGTAAGATTGAGGATTTTCATGAACGGCTGTTTTAGATAGATCACGAATGTGTAAAAAGGATATACTTTATGGATATTAAATTCATATATTTGTGTAAAATTTGAATCAATGAAAGTGATTTCTTTAAAAATAGATGAATCCATTTTTTCGGAGACAGAAGATATTTTGAAAAAATATAAAAAGCCCAGAAACAGATATATTAATGAGGCTTTAGATTATTATAATAAGATGCAGAAAAGGGAAATTTTGAAGGCGAAGCTTTTGAAAAGTTCTTTGTTGGTACGGGAAGATAATTTGGAGATTTTAAAAGAATTTGAAAGTTTAGAAAATGATTTTTAATCAATTTGAAATTTGGATTGCAGATTTGAATCCACAAATCGGTACTGAAACAGAAAAGACAAGACCTGTTTTAGTGGTACAAACTAATTTGCTTAATGAAATAGAGCATACTTCTACCATTATTTGTCCGATCACCACCAAAATTAAAAATGCTGAATTGATCCGTGTTTTTTTGGATGCGAAAACAACAGGTGTTTTTGAGGACTGCGAAATTATGATTGATCAAATCAGAGCATTAGACAATACGCGGTTTATTAAAAAAATTGGAATGGTTTCTCCTCAAATCATTGAGGAAGTAAAAACCGGACTGAAAATAGTACTGGATTTAGATTGATGAATTACCTCGCCCATTCCTATCTCGCCTTTACCGATGAACAGATCGTTGGTCAGTTTTTGGAAGATGTTATTCCGAACAGAGACCGCTTTTCTTTCCCCGAAAACATCCAGGAGGGAATTACGCTGCACCGGAAAATCGATACTTTTACCGATGCCCATCCGGAAATCAGTGAGGCGAAGAAAATTTTCAGTCCGCTCGTAAGATTGTATTCCGGTGCTTTTGTGGATGTGTCGATGGATTATTTTCTGGCGAATTCGTTAGCCGATGAGGTTTTGAAAAATCACGCCCAAAGGGTCTATCGGGTTTTGCGGAAATATCAGGAACTGCTTCCTGAAAAATTAATAAGGATGGTCGATGGTATGGAAAAAGACAATTGGCTTTATAATTACAAAGAAGATTGGGGAATCAAATATTCGATTCAAAATGTATTGAATAAAGCCAAATATCTGGAGGAAGACCTACCTGTTTTTGAATTATTTATAGCTAACAAACCACAACTGCAACAACATTTTGATCGGTTTTTCCCCGAACTTTTCGAGTATGCTCAAAAAGTAAATTCTGAGTTTTAAAACATTTTATACAAATACCGGTTCGGGTAATTCAGTCTGTCGCTTTCCCGTTTCCTGTTCACGATGATATGAATGATATTC
Encoded here:
- the yidC gene encoding membrane protein insertase YidC — its product is MQQNNGLDKNQLIIFALFSMIIMGAMFYFQNKQATEQQLKEAKNKTEVKQTAPANVTKPAMVTNLNDSVKTTSIQQVELKNKELTLEISTLGGQLTTVELNQYKAYDKKTDVNDKKLLLFDKNNSSYGFQFKDKSGKTFNTKDLVFAPTQNGNSVTMQANVNGAVIQFIYTLLDKYTVDFNVKTQNLAQLVSDSKADFIWDLSARQMEKGRSQEQTHTEFNYTFNDYKSFDYDGRTTMEEPKETLNWLAIKQQFFSMVIEPQHGFKNAHGSQDTINEGEFVKKFNFNGQVDLAAGELNQDFKWYFMPLDLPLLKSYDKNFDELLPLGWSFIGTLNRWFFIPMYNLISSWGLAAGWVIFLMTIIVKIILSPVMFKQHKLSAMMRVIRPEIDEVNAKYKNADPMKKQQETMAVYRKAGVNQMAGCLPGLIQVPIFYALFRFFPNMIDLRGKSFWFAKDLTAYDDVIKLPFSVPLLGDHLSIFAIACTVVILIYTIMTAGNIQQPTQEGMPNMKVIMYIFPITFLFFLNTSASGLSWYYFVSNAINILIILVIKYWILDEKKIHAQIQMNKQKEPKKEGKFQKRMREMMEKAQEQQKVQQNQGKKK
- a CDS encoding CTP synthase yields the protein MSKKNTKYIFVTGGVTSSLGKGIVSASLGLLLKSRGFNVTIQKLDPYINIDPGTLNPYEHGECYVTEDGAETDLDLGHYERFLNSNTSQNNNVTTGKIYQTVIEKERKGDFLGKTVQVIPHITNEIKRRIKMLAKQNYDIIITEIGGTVGDIESLPYIESVRQLKWELGEHNSMVIHLTLLPYLAASGELKTKPSQHSVRQLMESGIQADVLVCRTEHIIPKEQRMKLAQFCNVALENVIECKDLETIYEVPLYLQKQDFDDVVLKELNLKSDKQADLKDWKSFLKKYKNPKKSVEIALVGKYVSLQDSYKSIAESFIHAGADLETEVKVRWVYSGDIDSGNVAETFAGIDGMLIAPGFGDRGIEGKIEAAKYARENNIPLLGICLGMQIMTIEFARNVLGYRKANSMEFDTSTPEPVISLMEDQKNVVEKGGTMRLGAWKCTLKTGSKLNEIYGTKNISERHRHRYEFNSEYRDEFEKNGLVPTGFNPETELVETLELKDHPFYIGVQYHPEYKSTVASPHPLFKALIKAASKK
- a CDS encoding YceI family protein, translating into MKNSLQSILVLVALTLVGFVNAQNITGKSTTVNIAGTSPMHDWVMNGSEASFTGNASGNTITNVKFTMPVKSLKSTKGKMMDNKAYGALKSDKFPNIIFAAPTLTVGKGNLAGKMTIAGVTKEVNFPVTVTKNGASYHITGTENMKLSTYGIERPGFMGVKTGDAIKVTVNIVAN
- the radA gene encoding DNA repair protein RadA; this encodes MAKVKTAYLCQNCGSQHPQWLGQCKNCGEWNTLVEEIVEKSPAKSFSDRSKQHIINIIEVETFEEPRITTPSEELNRVLGGGIVLGSVTLIGGEPGIGKSTLLLQLALKMKKTILYVSGEESASQIKMRADRLTELQNPNCFLFTETSVEKILHEAKKLKPDFLIVDSIQTLQSQLIESSPGTVSQIRECSNEIIKFSKETNTPTFLVGHITKDGQIAGPKVLEHMVDVVLNFDGDRNHLFRLLRASKNRFGSTAEIGIYEMVSQGLKEIKNPSEILITKKFEELSGNSVAVTLEGNRPMLIEIQALVSTAVYGTPQRSCTGFDSKRLNMLLAVLEKRAGFQLGAKDVFLNITGGIKTGDPALDLAVVASILSSNEDIAISEHFCFAGEIGLSGEIRPIPQIEQRISEAEKLGYEKIFVSNLNKIPKKKYGIIVEEVSKIEDFHERLF
- a CDS encoding type II toxin-antitoxin system PemK/MazF family toxin; translation: MIFNQFEIWIADLNPQIGTETEKTRPVLVVQTNLLNEIEHTSTIICPITTKIKNAELIRVFLDAKTTGVFEDCEIMIDQIRALDNTRFIKKIGMVSPQIIEEVKTGLKIVLDLD
- a CDS encoding acyl carrier protein phosphodiesterase; amino-acid sequence: MNYLAHSYLAFTDEQIVGQFLEDVIPNRDRFSFPENIQEGITLHRKIDTFTDAHPEISEAKKIFSPLVRLYSGAFVDVSMDYFLANSLADEVLKNHAQRVYRVLRKYQELLPEKLIRMVDGMEKDNWLYNYKEDWGIKYSIQNVLNKAKYLEEDLPVFELFIANKPQLQQHFDRFFPELFEYAQKVNSEF